A single genomic interval of Psychroserpens sp. NJDZ02 harbors:
- a CDS encoding DUF6515 family protein produces the protein MKTHIKTYVLSVAFLLALTTQVLAQKKHVSNTKEVTKTTKRTVAIKNNKKISSNKVTYKTPKKKVVSVRNVPNRSVVTHKGQNYYYANNKYYTQSRGHYIVIAPKVGFRIKVLPTNYKRVQFNNRFYFNVNGIFYTQTNNEYEVVDPEVGTVVYELPGDYEKVILNDQTYYEYANVLYEKVQVDGTRAYEVVGIIDMD, from the coding sequence ATGAAAACACATATTAAAACATACGTATTATCAGTCGCTTTTTTATTAGCATTAACAACACAAGTATTAGCTCAAAAAAAGCATGTTTCAAATACAAAAGAAGTAACTAAAACGACAAAGCGCACTGTAGCGATAAAAAACAATAAAAAAATATCAAGTAATAAAGTAACTTATAAAACGCCTAAAAAGAAAGTGGTTTCTGTTAGGAATGTACCAAATAGGTCTGTAGTTACTCATAAAGGGCAAAATTACTATTATGCAAATAATAAGTATTATACGCAGTCTAGGGGACATTATATTGTTATAGCTCCAAAGGTAGGGTTTAGAATAAAAGTATTACCAACAAATTATAAGAGAGTGCAGTTTAATAATCGTTTCTATTTTAACGTAAATGGTATCTTTTATACACAAACAAATAACGAATATGAAGTTGTAGATCCAGAGGTTGGGACTGTTGTTTATGAGTTACCAGGCGATTATGAAAAAGTAATATTAAATGATCAGACGTATTATGAATATGCTAATGTTTTATATGAGAAAGTACAGGTAGATGGGACACGAGCTTACGAAGTTGTAGGGATTATAGATATGGATTAA
- a CDS encoding tail fiber domain-containing protein, translated as MKNLTFLLLFCAIRSFSQVGINTVSPDPSSILDITSTDKGVLVPRIDLTSTLDVTTIASPLTSLLIYNTATIADVFPGYYYWNGTEWSKLATSQIVDNAWGILGNTGIDDAVNFIGTTDDQDLVFKRNNVFAGVLDASNTGFGINAIASVVIARRVTAVGLNALKVNANGFENTALGADALSSNTTGSYNTATGANSLSSNTTGSYNAANGLNSLTANTTGLRNTGIGSNALYSNLGGSNNTALGQSALYSNESGANNTASGTSSLFSNISGNGNTAIGINALYKNESGDNNTANGVNSLYGNISGSGNTAVGINSLLNNTEGNNNAAIGLGAMQGNLTGNNNVGIGSSSLRFNDSGDFNIGIGGAALFDNSTGIGNCAMGQTSLPNNTIGDYNTALGYNALNLSTEGNNNAAVGFQALRLNTTGSNNTGIGYRSLDNVTTGSNNTAIGYLSSVPDPTLDNQVRIGGIGITYAGVQVAWSVTSDRRWKNTIEDSDLGLDFINKLRPVSYFRTNDKRNKLEYGFIAQQLQETLKNSSAKTNGIITEDVEGMLSVRYNDLMAPMVKAIQEQSTEIELLKSENEALKKKQLAFENELKEIKKLLLSQK; from the coding sequence ATGAAAAACTTAACCTTTTTATTACTCTTTTGCGCTATCCGCTCTTTTTCTCAAGTAGGTATAAACACTGTTTCTCCAGATCCATCATCTATTTTAGATATTACTAGCACTGATAAAGGTGTGTTAGTGCCAAGAATTGATTTAACATCAACATTAGATGTTACTACAATTGCATCACCATTAACTAGTTTATTGATTTATAATACGGCTACTATTGCAGATGTATTTCCAGGTTACTATTATTGGAATGGAACCGAGTGGTCTAAATTAGCCACTTCACAAATAGTTGATAATGCTTGGGGTATTCTAGGTAATACTGGTATTGATGATGCAGTAAACTTTATTGGTACAACAGATGATCAAGATTTAGTTTTTAAAAGAAATAATGTTTTTGCAGGTGTTTTAGACGCATCCAATACGGGATTCGGGATTAACGCAATAGCTTCTGTTGTAATAGCAAGACGTGTAACAGCAGTTGGTTTAAATGCTTTAAAAGTAAATGCTAATGGTTTTGAAAATACAGCGTTAGGTGCAGATGCTTTATCTTCAAATACAACAGGAAGTTATAATACAGCTACCGGAGCAAATTCATTATCTTCAAATACAACCGGTAGTTATAACGCTGCCAATGGTTTAAATTCGCTTACAGCTAATACTACAGGGCTTCGTAACACAGGTATTGGTTCTAATGCATTGTATTCAAATTTAGGAGGTAGTAATAATACAGCTTTAGGTCAAAGTGCGCTTTATAGTAATGAGTCTGGTGCTAATAATACAGCGTCAGGAACTAGCTCGCTTTTTAGTAATATTTCAGGAAATGGTAATACAGCCATAGGAATTAATGCGCTTTACAAGAATGAAAGCGGTGATAATAACACGGCAAATGGAGTAAATAGCTTGTATGGTAACATTTCGGGTAGTGGTAATACTGCTGTTGGAATAAATTCACTTCTAAATAATACCGAGGGGAATAATAATGCTGCGATTGGTTTGGGTGCAATGCAAGGTAATTTAACAGGGAATAATAACGTAGGAATTGGATCAAGTAGTTTGAGGTTTAACGATTCAGGTGATTTTAATATAGGGATAGGAGGTGCCGCATTGTTTGATAATTCAACGGGAATAGGGAACTGTGCTATGGGGCAAACTTCTCTGCCCAATAATACCATTGGAGATTATAATACGGCTTTAGGGTATAATGCATTAAACCTTAGTACGGAAGGGAATAATAACGCAGCAGTAGGTTTCCAGGCGCTTAGGTTAAATACAACAGGTAGTAACAATACAGGTATTGGTTATAGGTCGTTAGATAACGTAACAACAGGAAGTAATAACACAGCAATAGGTTATTTATCTTCTGTGCCTGACCCAACATTAGATAATCAAGTACGCATAGGTGGGATTGGAATAACGTATGCCGGAGTGCAAGTAGCATGGTCTGTAACATCTGATAGACGTTGGAAAAACACCATAGAAGATTCCGATTTAGGATTAGACTTTATTAATAAATTGCGTCCTGTGTCTTATTTCAGGACTAACGATAAAAGAAACAAATTAGAGTATGGCTTTATTGCACAACAGTTACAAGAAACTCTAAAAAATAGCAGTGCCAAAACAAATGGTATTATAACCGAAGATGTTGAAGGTATGCTAAGCGTTAGGTATAACGATTTAATGGCGCCAATGGTAAAAGCTATACAAGAGCAATCTACAGAAATTGAGTTATTAAAATCTGAAAACGAAGCCTTAAAAAAGAAGCAATTGGCTTTTGAAAACGAGCTTAAAGAAATTAAAAAGTTGTTATTAAGTCAAAAATAA
- a CDS encoding aspartate/glutamate racemase family protein, with amino-acid sequence MMTNKMIGIVGGVGSYAGIDLIKKVYDLTEALSDQDHLPVSMLSVPHKIIDRTKYLLGETEINPGIAIAEIIASLIASGSSIIAIPCNTAHARPILSLIEKSIPESCVLVNLIEEVGLYISTKHPEITKVGVLGTTGTILAKVYPEVLAKYNIEVIQPSEDIQDLFVHPSIYDTSYGIKAFSNPVNQKAKENLGMAATYLSRKGAQAVILGCTEIPLAIQYEKIEDSLIIDATTVLAAALIRESKKMELIA; translated from the coding sequence ATGATGACAAACAAAATGATTGGGATAGTTGGTGGCGTAGGTAGTTACGCTGGTATTGACTTAATTAAAAAGGTTTACGATCTTACAGAAGCCTTATCTGATCAAGACCATTTACCAGTATCTATGTTATCTGTACCACATAAGATTATAGATCGCACAAAATATCTTTTAGGTGAAACCGAAATAAATCCAGGTATTGCTATTGCAGAAATTATTGCGTCATTAATAGCTAGTGGGTCTAGTATAATTGCTATTCCGTGTAATACTGCACATGCCCGACCTATTTTAAGTTTAATTGAAAAAAGTATTCCTGAGTCTTGTGTTTTGGTTAATCTTATTGAAGAAGTTGGTTTGTATATTTCTACAAAACATCCAGAAATCACAAAAGTGGGGGTTTTAGGTACCACAGGAACTATTTTGGCAAAAGTATATCCTGAAGTCTTGGCTAAATATAATATTGAAGTCATACAACCATCGGAAGACATTCAAGACTTATTTGTGCATCCTTCTATTTACGACACTAGTTACGGGATAAAAGCATTTTCTAACCCTGTAAATCAAAAAGCTAAAGAAAACCTTGGTATGGCAGCCACTTATTTGTCTAGAAAAGGCGCGCAAGCTGTTATTTTAGGGTGTACCGAGATTCCGTTAGCAATCCAATACGAAAAAATAGAGGATAGTCTTATTATTGATGCAACAACCGTTTTGGCTGCTGCTTTAATACGTGAATCTAAAAAAATGGAATTAATAGCTTAA
- a CDS encoding BCCT family transporter: protein MVKYIQKHSILSISVGIIFLCTLVVFFATEASYNAIESASLWVRNYFGYFYLYLGFGCVIALLLLAFSKYGRIKLGKPSSNPEYSLWSWTAMLYSAGMGSGILLRAVQEPVFMQQNPPFNSSLPAQTVALEFTFYQWGLTAWAFYGLFAVIVGYALHVNKKKVRISATIEDSVKSNTLKNSVDVITIITTVFGLIAAIGLGTTQINGGLNHLLNQDFGLITTILLCVFISTVACYSAWQGVNKGIKIFSNLNIIVTLGILLFIFFTSDMKRILIAFFTSTYHYIIDFIPMSLAIGNYNPGLEFLTGWTFYYWAFWLAWAPFTGIFIARISKGRTIRQLLLGVLIIPSLGTFFWFSVFGSSAFHLIEAWGTYDNQFGNVFSSIFVFFEHYPFATFLNITSIFLLISFLITSVDSAVFVLSMFTDKGSKNPNKTHRVIWSVFILLATIALILLGNIKANVNVLEAVQRLLIITSLPFSVFIIIMFGFFVKDLRKNRLKVNNKE, encoded by the coding sequence ATGGTTAAATACATTCAAAAACATTCCATTTTATCTATTTCGGTAGGTATCATTTTTCTATGCACTTTAGTTGTGTTTTTTGCTACTGAAGCAAGTTATAATGCTATTGAAAGTGCTTCATTGTGGGTACGCAATTATTTTGGATATTTTTATTTATACTTAGGTTTTGGATGTGTTATAGCGCTTTTACTACTTGCCTTTTCAAAATATGGAAGGATAAAACTAGGAAAACCATCATCTAATCCCGAGTACTCTTTATGGTCTTGGACTGCTATGCTTTATAGCGCAGGAATGGGATCTGGTATTTTATTAAGAGCAGTGCAAGAACCTGTTTTTATGCAGCAAAACCCGCCTTTTAACTCTAGTTTACCTGCGCAAACAGTAGCTTTAGAGTTTACGTTTTACCAATGGGGGCTTACGGCGTGGGCTTTTTATGGACTTTTTGCAGTAATTGTTGGCTATGCATTACATGTCAATAAAAAGAAGGTAAGAATTAGTGCAACTATAGAAGACAGCGTTAAAAGTAATACACTAAAAAATAGTGTAGATGTTATAACTATTATTACTACTGTTTTCGGGTTAATAGCAGCAATCGGTTTAGGAACTACGCAAATTAATGGTGGCTTAAATCATCTGTTAAACCAAGATTTTGGATTGATTACTACAATTTTACTTTGTGTCTTTATTTCTACAGTGGCTTGTTATTCTGCTTGGCAAGGTGTTAATAAAGGGATTAAAATATTCTCTAATTTAAATATCATTGTCACCCTTGGTATTTTGTTGTTTATCTTTTTTACTAGTGATATGAAACGTATTTTAATTGCGTTTTTTACATCTACTTATCATTATATAATCGACTTTATACCAATGAGTTTAGCTATTGGAAATTATAATCCAGGTTTAGAATTTTTAACCGGTTGGACTTTTTATTATTGGGCGTTTTGGTTAGCCTGGGCGCCTTTTACAGGTATATTTATAGCTCGTATTTCTAAAGGACGCACCATAAGACAATTACTATTGGGTGTTTTAATTATTCCGTCTTTGGGAACTTTTTTTTGGTTTTCTGTTTTCGGATCTTCAGCTTTTCATTTAATTGAAGCTTGGGGCACTTACGATAACCAATTCGGGAATGTGTTTTCATCTATTTTTGTGTTTTTTGAACACTATCCGTTCGCAACATTTTTAAATATAACCTCTATATTTTTATTAATCAGTTTTTTAATAACTTCTGTCGATTCTGCTGTATTCGTGCTAAGTATGTTTACGGATAAAGGGTCTAAAAACCCAAATAAAACGCATCGTGTCATCTGGTCTGTTTTTATCTTATTAGCAACTATTGCCTTAATTCTTTTAGGTAATATTAAGGCAAATGTCAATGTATTGGAAGCTGTGCAACGCTTGTTAATTATAACATCTTTACCATTTTCGGTTTTTATCATCATTATGTTTGGTTTTTTTGTAAAAGATCTTAGAAAAAACCGACTAAAAGTTAATAATAAAGAATAG
- a CDS encoding alpha-ketoglutarate-dependent dioxygenase AlkB family protein — protein MESFNQIDLFSTNEVHKTEFDLPGAAVTLFENFFSIEESDRLYNSLLKNTNWEQDQMAIYGKQIDLPRLTAWYGDTDLEVAYVGKTTKLRPWTAELLKIKQRIEQEVDIKFTRCLLNYYRDGKDSVDWHQDYEVNQRKNTVIGSVTFGETRPFQLKHATRKDLKRIDIPLKHGSLLLMQGATQNNWKHKIPKTTKKIRPRINLTFRWVG, from the coding sequence ATGGAATCATTCAATCAAATAGATTTGTTTTCGACTAACGAGGTCCATAAAACGGAATTTGATTTACCTGGTGCTGCTGTTACTTTATTTGAGAATTTCTTTTCTATAGAAGAAAGCGATAGATTGTATAATAGCCTTTTAAAAAACACCAATTGGGAGCAAGACCAAATGGCTATTTACGGTAAACAAATAGACTTACCCAGACTTACAGCTTGGTATGGCGATACGGATTTAGAAGTGGCCTATGTTGGGAAAACAACAAAACTACGTCCTTGGACTGCGGAGCTATTAAAAATCAAACAACGCATAGAGCAGGAGGTAGACATCAAATTTACGCGCTGTTTGCTTAATTATTATAGAGATGGAAAAGACAGCGTAGATTGGCATCAGGATTATGAAGTAAATCAACGCAAAAACACGGTTATCGGCTCCGTTACTTTTGGAGAAACTAGACCTTTTCAACTAAAACACGCCACGCGTAAAGATTTAAAACGCATAGACATTCCTTTAAAACATGGTAGTTTATTACTAATGCAAGGTGCTACTCAAAATAATTGGAAGCATAAAATTCCGAAAACAACAAAAAAAATTAGACCACGAATAAACTTGACCTTTAGATGGGTTGGATAA
- a CDS encoding oxygen-insensitive NAD(P)H-dependent nitroreductase NfsB, producing MNLQDTLNWRYTTKEYDTTKKISDADMAQVKNLLRMSPSSINLQPWHFIVAETTEGKARMTKGTQGFFHFNEPKITNASAVVLFCSKTSEGADDTFFKHLLEVQDKDGRFPNEDIKNGMYGGMNAFGDIHKYDLKDYQHWMEKQVYLNIGNFLLGVASLGIDATPMEGIDVKALDEEFGLRAKGFTSLVVVSLGYRAASDFNSTDKTPKSRLPQSEIITVI from the coding sequence ATGAATTTACAAGACACATTAAACTGGAGATATACTACGAAGGAATACGACACAACCAAGAAAATATCTGATGCAGATATGGCACAAGTTAAAAACTTATTACGAATGAGTCCATCAAGTATAAACCTGCAACCTTGGCATTTTATCGTTGCTGAAACTACAGAAGGTAAAGCACGTATGACAAAAGGAACTCAAGGCTTTTTTCATTTTAATGAACCAAAAATAACGAATGCATCAGCTGTAGTATTGTTTTGTTCAAAAACAAGCGAAGGTGCAGATGATACTTTTTTTAAACACCTTTTAGAAGTACAGGATAAAGACGGAAGATTCCCTAATGAAGACATAAAAAACGGAATGTACGGTGGAATGAACGCTTTTGGAGACATTCATAAATATGATTTAAAAGACTATCAACATTGGATGGAAAAGCAGGTATATCTTAACATTGGTAACTTTTTATTAGGAGTTGCAAGTTTAGGTATCGATGCAACACCAATGGAGGGTATTGATGTAAAAGCGTTAGATGAAGAATTTGGATTAAGAGCAAAAGGATTTACATCTTTAGTCGTTGTTTCTTTAGGATATAGAGCAGCATCTGATTTTAATTCGACTGATAAAACACCAAAATCTAGATTACCACAAAGTGAAATTATCACTGTAATATAA
- a CDS encoding zinc-binding alcohol dehydrogenase family protein, with product MKAIGYKENLPIDNVNSLQDIEIATPKATGRDVLVEIKAISVNPADYKVRAGMPVEGDDWKIIGWDATGIVKEVGEDVTLFKVGDEVWYAGDFTRQGSYAEFQVVDERIVGKKPTSLSYVEAAALPLTSLTAYEMLFDRLEVSKDDANKSILIIGAAGGVGSIMVQLAKKLTKLNIIATASREETTDWLKELGADTVINHRNKLSEEFEKYSLPAPEYVVSLNATEQHVDEIVKLIKPQGKFGFIDDPKVMNVMPFKGKAVSTHIELMFTRAMFQTEDMIEQHNILNNVSQLIDNGTIRTTLGENFGIINAKNLRKAHAFLETGKAKGKIVLEGF from the coding sequence ATGAAAGCAATAGGATACAAAGAGAATTTACCAATAGACAATGTAAATTCACTACAAGACATAGAAATAGCGACTCCGAAAGCAACAGGAAGAGACGTTTTAGTAGAAATTAAAGCTATTTCTGTAAATCCTGCAGATTATAAAGTACGTGCAGGAATGCCAGTAGAAGGTGACGATTGGAAAATTATTGGTTGGGATGCTACAGGTATTGTAAAGGAAGTTGGAGAAGATGTTACTTTATTTAAAGTTGGTGATGAAGTTTGGTACGCTGGTGATTTTACACGTCAAGGTAGTTATGCAGAATTTCAGGTGGTAGATGAGCGTATTGTGGGTAAAAAACCAACAAGTTTATCGTATGTTGAAGCTGCTGCGTTACCATTAACATCTCTTACTGCTTACGAAATGTTATTTGATAGATTAGAGGTTTCTAAAGACGATGCCAATAAATCTATTTTAATAATAGGAGCAGCTGGAGGCGTTGGTTCTATAATGGTTCAATTGGCTAAAAAGCTTACAAAATTGAACATTATTGCGACTGCTTCTCGTGAAGAAACTACAGATTGGTTAAAAGAATTAGGTGCCGATACGGTTATCAATCACAGAAACAAATTGAGCGAAGAGTTTGAAAAATATAGCCTTCCTGCTCCAGAATATGTGGTAAGTTTAAATGCTACCGAACAACACGTAGATGAAATTGTAAAGTTGATTAAACCACAAGGGAAATTCGGTTTTATTGATGATCCAAAAGTGATGAATGTGATGCCTTTTAAAGGGAAAGCAGTATCTACGCACATCGAGTTAATGTTTACGCGTGCTATGTTTCAAACAGAAGATATGATTGAGCAACATAACATTTTAAACAACGTTTCTCAATTAATAGACAACGGAACCATTAGAACCACTTTAGGTGAAAACTTCGGAATTATTAATGCTAAAAACTTGCGTAAAGCACACGCTTTCTTAGAAACAGGAAAAGCAAAAGGTAAAATAGTTTTAGAAGGATTTTAG
- a CDS encoding cupin domain-containing protein → MNFKSIIIAVAITAFFVSNTANAQVNTIDSVATSKVQHFNFDEMESETIGEGIKRKWFHGQKGQMTIFNLEKDAHIPWHKHPNEQITYIMSGKVKIKTIIDGKETFVEVGAGEVIVFPENVPHEFWALEETVDLDVHVPVRQDWLSKELPDYLKKTKK, encoded by the coding sequence ATGAATTTCAAATCAATTATAATAGCAGTAGCTATAACAGCATTTTTTGTTAGCAATACAGCAAATGCACAAGTAAATACTATAGATTCTGTAGCGACATCAAAAGTGCAACATTTCAATTTTGATGAAATGGAATCAGAAACTATCGGTGAAGGAATTAAACGTAAATGGTTTCACGGTCAAAAAGGACAAATGACGATTTTCAATTTAGAAAAAGACGCACATATTCCTTGGCATAAACACCCAAACGAACAGATCACCTACATCATGTCTGGTAAGGTTAAAATCAAGACTATTATTGATGGTAAAGAAACATTTGTAGAAGTTGGAGCAGGAGAAGTGATTGTTTTTCCTGAAAATGTACCACACGAATTTTGGGCTTTAGAAGAAACTGTAGATTTAGATGTGCACGTGCCTGTACGTCAAGATTGGTTATCTAAAGAGCTTCCTGACTATTTAAAAAAAACTAAAAAATAG
- a CDS encoding putative quinol monooxygenase, protein MSKITVVAKIVAKEENRELVKTELLKLVASSVKEAGCINYNCLQDNDDANTFTMYENWKDAEALTVHAATPHYVAFQTAAKDAIAEFAVNKMTMLA, encoded by the coding sequence ATGAGCAAAATAACTGTTGTGGCTAAAATTGTAGCCAAAGAAGAAAATAGAGAATTGGTTAAAACCGAATTACTAAAATTAGTTGCCAGTAGTGTTAAAGAAGCAGGTTGTATCAACTACAACTGCCTTCAAGACAATGACGACGCCAATACATTTACAATGTATGAGAACTGGAAAGATGCTGAGGCACTTACTGTACACGCTGCAACGCCTCATTATGTAGCGTTCCAAACTGCGGCTAAAGATGCTATTGCCGAATTTGCAGTCAATAAAATGACTATGCTTGCATAA
- a CDS encoding Hachiman antiphage defense system protein HamA, with protein sequence MTKQTDLIGNHPNAEHPLGAWLKANDIPATATKCHRELTEINNEENENLILWMAKKIISHHYDSFRLEQLKKKYAELGFPKYAEQNRKLPIVDKVKKGNATEIILIEYIQSTLNKELTHAFKLRYNPNVDQAIKGDDTLLVDLFQQESGDDLKIYLGESKFRKIPDKTAVNDISFSLEKEKMPLSYPFLVQEIAKTNKGLASKLDDFIVQDIKDKGQLIYTGLLLSNQNTSANVERNLNNDNPELIFISIGIQNPENFINLVFDKANELIANPSTL encoded by the coding sequence ATGACTAAACAAACTGATTTAATTGGAAATCATCCAAACGCAGAACATCCTCTTGGAGCTTGGCTAAAAGCGAATGACATTCCTGCTACAGCTACCAAATGTCATAGAGAATTAACTGAGATAAATAATGAAGAAAATGAAAATTTAATTTTATGGATGGCAAAAAAAATAATCAGCCATCACTACGATTCTTTTCGACTAGAACAACTCAAGAAAAAATATGCAGAATTAGGTTTTCCAAAATACGCTGAACAAAACAGGAAATTACCAATAGTTGATAAAGTAAAAAAAGGAAATGCAACAGAAATTATACTCATTGAATATATTCAAAGCACACTTAATAAGGAATTAACACACGCTTTTAAACTTAGATATAACCCCAATGTTGATCAAGCAATAAAAGGGGATGACACATTATTAGTTGACTTATTTCAACAAGAAAGCGGAGATGATTTGAAAATTTATCTAGGAGAATCTAAATTTCGAAAAATTCCAGATAAAACAGCCGTAAACGATATTTCGTTTTCCTTAGAAAAAGAAAAAATGCCTTTATCCTATCCTTTTTTAGTTCAAGAAATTGCTAAAACCAATAAAGGATTGGCTTCGAAATTAGATGATTTTATTGTGCAAGATATTAAGGATAAAGGTCAACTAATTTATACTGGTTTATTGTTAAGTAATCAAAACACATCTGCTAATGTTGAGAGAAATCTTAACAATGATAATCCAGAATTAATTTTTATTTCAATTGGTATTCAAAATCCAGAAAATTTCATAAATCTTGTTTTTGATAAAGCAAATGAACTAATTGCTAATCCGTCAACTTTATGA